From Juglans regia cultivar Chandler chromosome 6, Walnut 2.0, whole genome shotgun sequence, the proteins below share one genomic window:
- the LOC108997979 gene encoding UPF0481 protein At3g47200-like isoform X2, with translation MAGQSAFVKNQEHGIKKLSEEIKGVIKNLDTLPASSTKHRCIYKVPDHMRKLNEEAYTPQVISIGPFHRDNRKLQTMERFKLRYLKIFTDRAETKLEDIVSTIKGAEESVRECYSETIPLGSDDFVKMILLDASFIIVYFLKNKSKIWTEYDREISKPWLCNKMQMDLILLENQLPFFVIEKIYDTAFLSLSKIHPFIELSFRQFEYYNVQNFLHSKSEIFILHFTDLVRNFCMPPPERRPQRSYRNMKEMYSLAQLDETECWKSHPFS, from the exons atggcaGGACAATCagcttttgtaaaaaatcaGGAACATGGGATTAAGAAATTGTCCGAGGAAATCAAAGGTGTTATAAAAAACTTAGATACACTCCCAGCATCATCAACTAAACATCGTTGTATCTACAAGGTTCCAGATCACATGCGCAAATTGAACGAAGAAGCTTATACTCCTCAGGTAATATCAATTGGGCCTTTTCATCGTGATAACCGAAAATTGCAAACCATGGAAAGGTTTAAATTGAGATATCTCAAGATTTTCACAGACCGAGCCGAAACAAAGTTGGAAGATATAGTGAGCACTATAAAAGGTGCGGAAGAAAGTGTTCGGGAATGTTATTCGGAGACTATACCACTTGGCAGTGatgattttgtgaaaatgatCCTGCTTGATGCCAGCTTCATTATCGTGTATTTCTTGAAAAACAAGTCCAAAATCTGGACCGAGTATGACCGGGAAATATCAAAGCCGTGGTTGTGCAATAAAATGCAGATGGACTTGATATTACTTGAAAATCAGCTTCCTTTCTTTGTTATCGAGAAAATATATGACACtgcatttctctctctctcaaaaattCACCCCTTCATTGAGCTTAGCTTTAGGCAGTTTGAATATTACAACgttcaaaattttcttcattCTAAGTCGGAAATATTTATATTGCACTTCACTGACTTGGTTAGAAACTTTTGCATGCCTCCTCCCGAAAGGCGACCGCAAAGAAGTTATCGAAATATGAAGGAAATGTACAGTTTAGCCCAGCTTGATGAG ACGGAGTGCTGGAAATCCCACCCTTTCAGTTAG
- the LOC108997979 gene encoding UPF0481 protein At3g47200-like isoform X1 gives MAGQSAFVKNQEHGIKKLSEEIKGVIKNLDTLPASSTKHRCIYKVPDHMRKLNEEAYTPQVISIGPFHRDNRKLQTMERFKLRYLKIFTDRAETKLEDIVSTIKGAEESVRECYSETIPLGSDDFVKMILLDASFIIVYFLKNKSKIWTEYDREISKPWLCNKMQMDLILLENQLPFFVIEKIYDTAFLSLSKIHPFIELSFRQFEYYNVQNFLHSKSEIFILHFTDLVRNFCMPPPERRPQRSYRNMKEMYSLAQLDEVGLKFKKRESSNINWSPLELELKYADGVLEIPPFQLDSSTEIHARNLVAFEECHYPEDPYITDYYILLSMLIKTVKDIDVLVREHIIHNWLDGVVATSMINKLSGEKLFYFQMNSDYHRMAEKLNKFYNASETALHRMMAILKREYFYNPWRGVAAIGLLLTVTQTVCALISVKNWK, from the coding sequence atggcaGGACAATCagcttttgtaaaaaatcaGGAACATGGGATTAAGAAATTGTCCGAGGAAATCAAAGGTGTTATAAAAAACTTAGATACACTCCCAGCATCATCAACTAAACATCGTTGTATCTACAAGGTTCCAGATCACATGCGCAAATTGAACGAAGAAGCTTATACTCCTCAGGTAATATCAATTGGGCCTTTTCATCGTGATAACCGAAAATTGCAAACCATGGAAAGGTTTAAATTGAGATATCTCAAGATTTTCACAGACCGAGCCGAAACAAAGTTGGAAGATATAGTGAGCACTATAAAAGGTGCGGAAGAAAGTGTTCGGGAATGTTATTCGGAGACTATACCACTTGGCAGTGatgattttgtgaaaatgatCCTGCTTGATGCCAGCTTCATTATCGTGTATTTCTTGAAAAACAAGTCCAAAATCTGGACCGAGTATGACCGGGAAATATCAAAGCCGTGGTTGTGCAATAAAATGCAGATGGACTTGATATTACTTGAAAATCAGCTTCCTTTCTTTGTTATCGAGAAAATATATGACACtgcatttctctctctctcaaaaattCACCCCTTCATTGAGCTTAGCTTTAGGCAGTTTGAATATTACAACgttcaaaattttcttcattCTAAGTCGGAAATATTTATATTGCACTTCACTGACTTGGTTAGAAACTTTTGCATGCCTCCTCCCGAAAGGCGACCGCAAAGAAGTTATCGAAATATGAAGGAAATGTACAGTTTAGCCCAGCTTGATGAGGTAGGATTGAAGTTTAAGAAGAGAGAATCAAGCAATATTAATTGGTCACCTCTTGAACTTGAACTAAAATATGCAGACGGAGTGCTGGAAATCCCACCCTTTCAGTTAGACAGTAGCACGGAGATTCATGCTCGGAACCTCGTCGCCTTTGAGGAATGTCACTATCCTGAAGATCCATATATTACTGATTACTATATCCTGTTAAGTATGCTTATCAAAACAGTCAAAGATATAGATGTACTTGTACGAGAGCATATCATCCATAATTGGCTGGATGGCGTCGTGGCAACTTCAATGATCAACAAGCTGTCCGGCGAAAAACTTTTCTATTTCCAAATGAACTCTGATTATCACAGGATGGCTGAAAAGTTGAACAAATTCTATAACGCCAGCGAGACTGCTCTCCATAGAATGATGGCTATCTTGAAACGTGAATATTTTTACAACCCTTGGAGGGGTGTTGCCGCCATAGGGTTGCTGCTCACTGTCACACAAACTGTATGTGCTCTCATCTCGGTGAAGAATTGGAAATGA